GTCGGTGCGTGCTGGCAGCTCAACTCCCTGTGTCTGGCGCTTTCTCCCCTGGCCCTGGTCTGGTCCGCGATGTACAGCTACACCAAGCGCTTTACCTCCCTGTGCCATTTTTTTCTGGGCACGGTATTGGGGCTTGCACCGCTCGCAGGATGGCTCGCCGTGTCGCCGGAGATTGCGCTTGCTCCCGTTCTTCTGGCTCTGGGGGTGACTTTTTGGGTCGGTGGATTTGATATCCTTTACGCATGTCAGGACGCCGAGTTCGATCAGAATGAGGGCCTGCATTCTCTGCCGGCAGGCAAAGGGGTGCCGATCGCTCTGGCTCTTTCGACCTTCAGCCATGTGGTCACGGCCCTTTTTTTCCTTCTGGCCGGCTGGGCAGCAGGCGCCGGGATTGTGTACACGGGTTTTTGCCTGGCCGTGGCGGCGATCCTGCTTTTCGAGCATCGGCTGATCTCTGCCGACGACCTGAGCAGGGTTAACCTTGCTTTTTTCACCTTGAACGGATTTATAGCGGTTTTCTTGTTCGCGGGCGCTGTCATCGACACGGCGCTCAGGTAAATAATCTTCAGGGAGCATTTCATGCGCGAAGCCAACGTTTTTCCCACATACAGAGGGGAAATGGAATATGTCTGCCTCGGCTGCCAGGCCAGATACCCCATTGACGAACTGCATTACACCTGTCCCAGTTGCAAGGGTGTTTTT
This DNA window, taken from Desulfomicrobium sp. ZS1, encodes the following:
- a CDS encoding UbiA-like polyprenyltransferase, with translation MLSMWRKTVLLARMVKIEHSIFALPFAYLGMTWAAGGWPGWEIFLALTVAMVAVRSFAMAVNRLADLPFDMKNPRTQTRPLVTGELNVFETLVFIAVSALVFVGACWQLNSLCLALSPLALVWSAMYSYTKRFTSLCHFFLGTVLGLAPLAGWLAVSPEIALAPVLLALGVTFWVGGFDILYACQDAEFDQNEGLHSLPAGKGVPIALALSTFSHVVTALFFLLAGWAAGAGIVYTGFCLAVAAILLFEHRLISADDLSRVNLAFFTLNGFIAVFLFAGAVIDTALR